TCAAAACAGAAAGATCGCACTGGCAGTGGGGGAAGAAGCCAAAAAAATGCTCGGACGTACACCGGGAAATGTGATTGCTCTCCGTCCCTTGCGTGATGGAGTGATCTCTGATTCTGACATTGCCGAGCTGATGTTAAAACACTTTATCCAACTCGTAAACGGGGGGAAATCACTGATTTCCCCGCGAATTGTCATTGGCATACCCAGTGGTGTGACAGGGGTAGAAAGAAAGGCTGTGTCAAATGCAGCTATCGAAGCTGGAGCCAGAGAAGTGTATTTAATTGATGAGCCAATGGCAGCAGCTATTGGAGCGGGGCTACCTGTTTCCGAGGCCACAGGCAATATGATTGTTGATATTGGTGGCGGGACAACAGAAGTTGCCGTGCTAAGTTTCCAGGGTACTGTCATCAGTGAATCAGTACGCATCGCTGGTGATGAACTAAACGAGTCCATCATTATGTATCTGAAAAAAGTTCATAACTTGGTGATTGGAGAATGGACTGCTGAAGATATCAAGATTCGCATTGGTTCGGCTTATCCCAGCAACGAGCAGGATGATCTGATGATGGAAGTCCGGGGTATACACTTGCTTTCTGGTTTACCAAGAACTGTCACACTCAGAGGGGGAGAAATTCGTCAATGTATGTTGGAACCGCTAGGAGTAATCATAGAAGCTGTGAAGCGGACACTGGAACGGACTCCTCCAGAATTAGCCTCAGATATTATTGACAGAGGAATCATGATCGCTGGTGGTGGTGCTTTGCTCAGAGGCATAGATACTCTAATTAGTCATGAAACCGGGATTGTCACCCACATTGCGGCTGATCCTCTTTGTTGTGTTGTACTGGGAACAGGTCGGGTGTTAGAAAACTTTGACCAGCTAGAACGAGTTCTGAGTGGGCGTTATGGCAATAATTAGTCATAAACAACAGATATGGGCTTGTATTTGGGTTGCAGTTGAGTTTCATGTCAATAGGATCTAACATTTTAGGAATTGAGAAAAATAAGGTATAGATGGTTACTGTACGTCGTTGGTGGGAACGTAAATTACTACAAGTCGGGTTACTAACTGTAGTAGTGAGTAGTGCCTGGATGTTGAGACAGACGCAGGGTCATTTAGTGCTGGAAATGTACCAATTTGTCAGCCGTCCGTTGCAAATGTTACAAACAGGGACAAGTCCAGAAGAACGTCTTAATGATGCCCGCTTCTTGGAGTTGCAAACGCGGATAGCTGATTTAGAAAATCAAAATAAAAAGCTGAAAAATTTATTAGGCTACGTTGAGAAAGCCCCACTCTCATTACGCCCAATTCCAGCGCGGGTAGTGGGACGTAGTGCTGACCACTGGTGGCAACAAGTTACCCTGAATCGTGGCTCGAATGCTGGCATTGAAGAAGGCTTTATTGTCAAAACGGATGGCGGCTTGGTGGGTTTGATAGAGAATGTCACTCCTAATACTAGTCGTGTGTTGTTAATTAGTGACCTCAAGAGTCAAGTAGGTGTAACAATTAACCGCACATCAGCCAAGGGTGTTTTGCGGGGAGAGGCTTCGGCGGAGGCTGTACTGGAGTTTTATGAAAAAATGCCAAATGTTCAAGTAGGAGATTTAATTTCTACATCTACCTATAGTCAAAAATTTCCGGCTGGTGTGCCAGTAGGACGAGTTAAGTCTCTAGATTTGAAGCAATCTCCAGCATCAGTGGCAAAAGTTGAGCTTTTACCGCCAATACTGTCATTGGATTGGGTAGCTGTATATCCCTTCGTGCAAGATGCTGATTAGTCATAGCCGACAAACCCAGAATTGGCAAACCAAAACTTTAGTGAGATTATTTAAAATCTCTGACAATAATGAAGATGCCTTCATTTAGCGGTAGCAGGCATAGCAAGCCTAAAGCGCCACAGCGAAAATTTCCACTGTTTAATCACCCCCTTGCGTCCTGGCATCCCGGTATACTTAAACTGCTCAATTGGTCAGTAACGTTTGGGTCTGTGCTGTTTTGTTTACTGATGTTACCAACCCGCTTTTTGGGAATGGAATTATTGGGAATTGGGCCTAATTGGCTGTTAATTTGGGTGGTGGCTTGGAGTGTAAAGCGCTCGGTCTGGGAAGGAATATTTGCCGGTATAGTTCTGGGACTACTTCAAGATGCTATGACATCACCTGACCCTACCCATGCGATTACTCTGGGTTGCGTTGGGTTTTTGACTAGTGTGCTGAAAAAGCAGCGTTTTATCCAAGAAGATTTTATTTCTATTGCTTTAATTGTCTTTGTGATGGCAGTTGTGGCAGAAACTATCTTTGGGTTGCAATTAAGTTTGATGGGTGATACCTACGACGGGCAAAGCCTACGCAAAGTGGAATATATTTGGGCATATTATCAACGGGGCGCTCTGGCTTCTGCCATTCTCAGTAGTCTTTGGGCCCCTGTCGTTTATTATCCTTTGAATCTTTGGTGGCAAAAAATGAAATTGTTAGAGCCGAGTTAGAGAATCAGGTTTCTAAATTTTTCGAGAATTTGGGCAAGCACTGGCAATTTTGATTCGAGCTAGAGTTGAGTAAGATACCACATAGCAAACAGTAGCTCCTGGATATTACTGTTGAAGTATCACGACAGCAGCAGCTAGCGTGCAAAATATTGAAAGTACCGCCCAAAATTATGGATAATTTCCCAGTGGTTGCTCAACTAAATTTATCTCTAACCAATGATACTCAGGAAAATGGGCTGATATTGCGAACTGACAAAAGCCCTCTGGGCATCCCAGAAACAGAGCTGGCGCGATCGCCAGTTGAATCTGATTTCCCAGAGAAACAGAGAATCGGCAGTGACTTTGACCGGGCGATGATGCAACGGTGTTTGGCTCTGGCGCGCCTAGCTCTGGGTCGCACTTCACCTAATCCGCTAGTGGGGGCGGTTGTTGTTAAAGATGGAGAGATTGTCGGCGAAGGGTTTCATCCCTGTGCCGGTGAGCCTCATGCAGAAGTTTTTGCTTTGAAAGCAGCAGGTGTGGGCGCTGACTCGACCCAAGAAAATCGCGCTTGTGGTGCCACAGTTTACGTTAATCTTGAACCTTGTAATCATCATGGACGCACTCCCCCTTGTTCAGAAGCGTTAATCGCAGCTGGTGTGGCTAAGGTCGTTGTCGGTATCGTTGACCCAAATCCCTTGGTCGGTGGCGGAGGTATTGCTCGTTTACGTGCGGCTGGTGTTGAGGTAGTTGTCGGAGTAGAAGCCGAAGCCTGTTATCAGCTCAATGAAGCTTTTATCCATCGCATTCTCCATAAACGACCTTTGGGGATTTTGAAATATGCCATGACTCTAGATGGCAAAATTGCTACTACCTCTGGTCACAGTGCTTGGGTGACAAACCAAGATGCTCGTAATGAAGTTCATCAACTGCGGGCCGGGTGCGATGCCATAATTGTTGGTGGCAATACAGTCCGAAAAGATAATCCTTACTTAACCAGTCATCAGCTAGGAGCGCATAATCCCCTGCGGGTGGTGATGAGTCGTCAGCTCAACTTGCCTGAAGATGCCCGCCTGTGGCAAACTGCGGAGGCTCCCACTTTGGTGTTGACAGAGGAGGGTAGCTCACCTGATTTCCAACATTTCTTGCGCCAACAGGGGGTTGAGGTGGTAGAGTTAACATCCCTGACACCAGAATTGGTAATGACCAATTTATACGATCGCGGTTTTTGTAGCGTGCTATGGGAGTGTGGTGGTACTTTGGCCGCCAGTGCGATCGCTCAAGGTGCAGTACAAAAAATTCTGGCTTTTATTGCTCCTAAAATCATTGGTGGTAGTCATGCTGCGACACCTGTAGGTGATTTAGGTTTGACGATCATGACCGAAGCCCTGAACTTGGAACGGGTTCGTTGGCGTGTTGTCGGTTCTGATTGCTTAGTTGAAGGTTATTTGCCCCAAAAAAACTCATAGTTGTTAGTCCATAGCCAAGAGTTTTGACTATGGACTGTAGGCTATTACGAGTTGATTATTCTTAACATTGGCGCTCATAAGCAAGATCACGGATGAGGGTTAACCGAGACTGAATGTAGTCACTGAGGTAATCAGTTTCGTTGGGATCTAACGAGGCTTGCTTTGTAGTTTGTTTTACCAGCCACTGTACCAAGCTAGGATCGTCCATCTGCAATAGTATCCTAGCTTGAGAATTTTCCACCACAGACCAAAGCTGACGCAGAATTTTAGGAGTCATTAAGACCTCAATTTAATCATGAGCTTAGCTGTTTTTAGATTACACAATTTAGTCGGCAGATTACGTCTGCATATACAACCTGAGACAACTATTATTAAAAACTTAATAGAGGGATTTATAAGTTTATGAAGATTAAGTATTGCTTCACTACATTGATAAGTTAATAAAAAGTTACTTAAAAACTTTTTTTAGTATGGTTAGGACTTACGCACAAATTACGGAATAACGAACCACAGAAACGCAGAGAACACAGAGAAATAAGGGTTTGAGAGAGTTTTTGCGTAAGTCCTGATGGTAATTGTGTTTGATAGTTGTTTTAATCAAAATTATTTATAATTATGTCTTAAGTCGTCGCATTTTACTCAACTATTAGATATTTGCGAAATATAACAATTTTCCAGAGACTGTACTACATTAAAGAATAATCAACGACAGATGAACACAGATTTATCTGGGCTTTGTCTCAATGTATATAGCAATCCTCAATAATAAAGATCCCCGACTTCTTCAAGAAGTCGGGGATCTGAGCTTTTCGGTGTTTGCTACTTCTGCTGGGTCTGAATAGCATCCGGGGAAGATTTACACAGGGTTGTGTCCGGATACGACGATGAAACCCACAGAATCAAGCCGAATCTGTGGCTGACGAATACCGTCTAAAATGGCTGTACTCAACGCACTTTCTATTTGCAATTCTTCAGCGAGTGCAGAATCCTCGTTTTGC
This Nodularia sp. LEGE 06071 DNA region includes the following protein-coding sequences:
- a CDS encoding rod shape-determining protein — translated: MGIDLGTANTLVYVSGKGIVLQQPSVVAIDQNRKIALAVGEEAKKMLGRTPGNVIALRPLRDGVISDSDIAELMLKHFIQLVNGGKSLISPRIVIGIPSGVTGVERKAVSNAAIEAGAREVYLIDEPMAAAIGAGLPVSEATGNMIVDIGGGTTEVAVLSFQGTVISESVRIAGDELNESIIMYLKKVHNLVIGEWTAEDIKIRIGSAYPSNEQDDLMMEVRGIHLLSGLPRTVTLRGGEIRQCMLEPLGVIIEAVKRTLERTPPELASDIIDRGIMIAGGGALLRGIDTLISHETGIVTHIAADPLCCVVLGTGRVLENFDQLERVLSGRYGNN
- the mreC gene encoding rod shape-determining protein MreC, whose translation is MVTVRRWWERKLLQVGLLTVVVSSAWMLRQTQGHLVLEMYQFVSRPLQMLQTGTSPEERLNDARFLELQTRIADLENQNKKLKNLLGYVEKAPLSLRPIPARVVGRSADHWWQQVTLNRGSNAGIEEGFIVKTDGGLVGLIENVTPNTSRVLLISDLKSQVGVTINRTSAKGVLRGEASAEAVLEFYEKMPNVQVGDLISTSTYSQKFPAGVPVGRVKSLDLKQSPASVAKVELLPPILSLDWVAVYPFVQDAD
- the mreD gene encoding rod shape-determining protein MreD — translated: MKMPSFSGSRHSKPKAPQRKFPLFNHPLASWHPGILKLLNWSVTFGSVLFCLLMLPTRFLGMELLGIGPNWLLIWVVAWSVKRSVWEGIFAGIVLGLLQDAMTSPDPTHAITLGCVGFLTSVLKKQRFIQEDFISIALIVFVMAVVAETIFGLQLSLMGDTYDGQSLRKVEYIWAYYQRGALASAILSSLWAPVVYYPLNLWWQKMKLLEPS
- the ribD gene encoding bifunctional diaminohydroxyphosphoribosylaminopyrimidine deaminase/5-amino-6-(5-phosphoribosylamino)uracil reductase RibD, translating into MDNFPVVAQLNLSLTNDTQENGLILRTDKSPLGIPETELARSPVESDFPEKQRIGSDFDRAMMQRCLALARLALGRTSPNPLVGAVVVKDGEIVGEGFHPCAGEPHAEVFALKAAGVGADSTQENRACGATVYVNLEPCNHHGRTPPCSEALIAAGVAKVVVGIVDPNPLVGGGGIARLRAAGVEVVVGVEAEACYQLNEAFIHRILHKRPLGILKYAMTLDGKIATTSGHSAWVTNQDARNEVHQLRAGCDAIIVGGNTVRKDNPYLTSHQLGAHNPLRVVMSRQLNLPEDARLWQTAEAPTLVLTEEGSSPDFQHFLRQQGVEVVELTSLTPELVMTNLYDRGFCSVLWECGGTLAASAIAQGAVQKILAFIAPKIIGGSHAATPVGDLGLTIMTEALNLERVRWRVVGSDCLVEGYLPQKNS